A genomic region of Helicoverpa zea isolate HzStark_Cry1AcR chromosome 8, ilHelZeax1.1, whole genome shotgun sequence contains the following coding sequences:
- the LOC124632260 gene encoding nuclear pore complex protein Nup50 translates to MSVKRQATTELNHENWDQDDPADHEEMGSFKIAPKEMLEKRVIRTAKRRSQVTGDEPKKSVFSGFSGFNKAQPASFDFLSKLTNGSNDNNGSSSKADSSVTSSLFTNKPLASPSSGGFGNQSNTTPTKSPFGSPQIPSGFFGIPPPSTQPSVFSTSKADSTVNDSPFKIQTVTSSTDNNTDSTKSSSAPVTSSKFDIPTTSSNNVAKSSFSGSNSTLFKIPPLPNTNAVQNKFGLTSKPELKANNTEKKIEDTKNDKKMIYYSKLKGLNESVCDWIKKHVEQTPLCILSPIFKDYDKYLKEIQEEYKGSEEGNKKPDDKNPTSDAEGNIASKPAAQNETSKPSIFNVSPSSKSLFATQSSPTAASEKPGSFSFGVGSSTNTSSTITTSSAGFSFGAITSSTASAVTSSPFSFATTTSTTAANGSAAPFSFGIAKPFSFNSNVKQNTDTAEEANEDEDAPPKVEFTPVVEENSVYDKRCKIFVKKDGNFVDKGVGTLYIKKVEESGKHQLLVRANTNLGTILVNLILVSAIPTQRMGKNNVMLVCIPTPESKPPPTPILIRVKTSDEADELLETLNKYKT, encoded by the exons ATGTCTGTTAAACGTCAAGCTACGACTGAATTGAACCATGAGAATTGGGATCAAGATGATCCCGCCGACCATGAAGAAATGGGCAGTTTCAAAATTGCGCCGAAGGAAATGCTTGAAAAACGTGTTATCAGAACTGCAAAAAGGCGTAGCCAAGTTACTGGTGACGAG CCAAAGAAAAGTGTCTTCAGTGGATTTAGTGGATTCAATAAAGCTCAACCAGCCTCTTTTGACTTCTTGTCAAAATTAACTAATGGAAGCAATGACAACAATGGTTCATCCAGCAAGGCAGATTCATCGGTGACATCGAGTTTGTTTACAAATAAGCCACTTGCAAGTCCAAGCAGCGGTGGTTTTGGCAATCAATCAAATACAACACCAACCAAGTCCCCATTTGGTTCTCCACAAATTCCGTCAGGCTTCTTTGGTATTCCACCTCCAAGCACACAGCCTTCAGTATTTAGTACATCTAAAGCTGACTCCACTGTCAATGATTCTCCATTTAAAATACAGACTGTTACCAGCTCAACAGATAACAATACAGATTCTACAAAATCATCTAGCGCACCAGTTACCTCCAGTAAATTTGACATTCCAACAACCAGTTCTAATAATGTAGCAAAGTCATCATTTTCAGGCTCCAATTCAACTCTATTTAAAATCCCACCATTGCCAAACACAAATGCTGTACAAAACAAATTTGGTTTGACATCAAAACCAGAATTAAAAGCTAATAACACAgagaaaaaaattgaagatacCAAGAATGATAAAAAGATGATATACTATTCAAAACTAAAAGGTTTGAATGAATCTGTATGTGATTGGATAAAAAAACATGTGGAACAAACTCCTCTATGTATACTTTCACCAATATTTAAAGATTATGACaagtatttaaaagaaatacagGAAGAATATAAAGGTTCAGAAGAAGGAAACAAAAAACCGGATGATAAAAATCCAACAAGTGATGCGGAAGGAAATATTGCTAGCAAGCCTGCAGCACAAAACGAGACATCAAAACCATCAATTTTTAATGTGTCACCAAGTTCTAAATCACTGTTTGCTACTCAAAGTTCTCCAACAGCAGCAAGTGAAAAACCGGGCTCATTTTCGTTTGGGGTTGGTTCATCTACAAACACTTCAAGTACAATCACTACCAGCTCAGCAGGATTTTCATTTGGTGCCATTACTTCAAGTACTGCGAGTGCGGTAACATCTTCTCCTTTCTCATTTGCCACAACCACAAGCACCACAGCAGCCAATGGATCAGCAGCGCCATTTTCCTTCGGGATTGCAAAGCCTTTCAGCTTTAATTcaaatgtaaaacaaaacacagacaCTGCTGAAGAAGCCAATGAAGATGAAGATGCACCACCTAAAGTGGAATTTACACCAGTTGTTGAAGAAAATTCTGTTTATGATAAGCGCtgcaaaatatttgttaaaaaagaTGGTAATTTTGTTGACAAAGGTGTTGGTacattatacataaaaaaagtAGAAGAAAGTGGAAAACATCAGCTACTTGTTAGAGCCAATACTAACTTGGGCACTATTTTAGTGAACTTGATATTAGTGTCTGCGATCCCTACACAGCGCATGggcaaaaataatgttatgttgGTATGCATACCTACACCAGAATCAAAGCCCCCACCAACACCAATCTTAATTAGAGTGAAAACTTCAGATGAAGCTGATGAATTACTAGaaactttaaacaaatataaaacatgA
- the LOC124632262 gene encoding protein lin-9 homolog isoform X2, producing the protein MADKSEREHDEEDFSPRSHYRVKDEPMDMDFPEEEEEPPAFGPAALGLHRVGTKLPPKPAPSEPVQKLNARGMPARIRKKNRFIFVDDFVNTSPPRQSPKRTPKIISKTPNKQSSAKKQKSPSKVQRANEKYDEKSEPVGSQAQDTKSGHRNGMRLRNLLKLPKAHKWVCFEYFYSNIDKVLFDGENDFMICLRESFPQLKNRKLTQVQWSKIRRMMGKPRRCSQAFFDEERKELERKRKLIRFIQQRKAADISVKDLPNEIPMQLVVGTKVTARLRKPQDGLFTGCIDAVDTSNNTYRITFERPKLGTHSVPDYEVLSNEPPDTISLSSITKKFRPRFVLQDIFNLYEPTNNNSQGDPLIGCSDIAKQIDTIGSYPFALLELIVKLRRILNAKRDKINLLKEYNCDAEKRKSFGQKMPEDFERKYAAVVIELEKMNMDLQDYINDVQQYCQQIAPEPSLAAMLVPSHLREICREKASLLVEKNNNGSVKDPNLIDLITDLIALMLQVKSLSDSDQNAYELTVLQGTMEQIKMKLEPQHQKLFQNNVEIHMHLIQMGLGQMTPNSYVAGSVQ; encoded by the exons ATGGCGGATAAATCAGAAA gaGAACACGATGAAGAGGATTTTTCGCCCAGATCCCATTACAGAGTTAAGGATGAACCAATGGATATGGATTTtccagaagaagaagaagaacctCCAGCATTTGGTCCTGCCGCGCTTGGACTACATAGAGTCGGAACCAAGTTACCGCCAAAACCAGCACCAAGTGAACCAGTCCAAAAGTTGAACGCTCGTGGCATGCCAGCTCGTATACGAAAGAAAAACAGGTTCATATTTGTTGATGATTTTGTGAATACATCACCTCCACGTCAATCACCCAAACGAACCccgaaaattatatcaaaaactCCTAATAAACAATCAAGTGCTAAAAAACAGAAGTCACCTTCTAAAGTTCAAAGGgcaaatgaaaagtatgatgaGAAGTCTGAACCCGTTGGATCACAAGCACAAGACACAAAATCTGGTCACAGGAATGGAATGCGTTTAAGAAATCTTCTTAAATTACCCAAGGCTCATAAATGGGTATGTTTTGAGTATTTCTACAGTAACATTGATAAAGTGTTATTTGATGGAGAAAATGATTTCATGATTTGTTTGAGGGAATCATTTCCCCAACTAAAAAACCGCAAATTAACTCAAGTGCAATGGTCTAAAATTAGGCGCATGATGGGCAAGCCACGGCGATGTTCCCAAGCATTTTTTGATGAAGAACGCAAAGAACTTGAAAGAAAACGTAAGCTGATTCGATTTATACAGCAAAGGAAAGCTGCTGATATCAGTGTTAAGGACTTACCAAACGAAATACCAATGCAATTAGTAGTGGGAACTAAGGTAACAGCGAGATTACGTAAACCTCAGGATGGTTTATTTACAGGATGCATTGATGCAGTTGATACATCCAACAACACATACAGAATAACTTTTGAACGCCCTAAACTGGGTACACATTCTGTGCCAGATTATGAAGTTTTATCTAATGAACCTCCAGACACTATTAGTCTATCCAGTATAACCAAGAAATTTCGCCCAAGATTTGTTCTCCAAGATATATTTAACTTGTATGAACCAACAAACAATAATTCTCAAGGTGACCCACTTATTGGTTGTTCAGACATAGCAAAACAAATAGATACCATTGGCAGTTACCCATTTGCCCTTTTAGAACTCATTGTCAAATTAAGAAGAATATTAAATGCTAAAAgagacaaaattaatttattaaaagaataTAACTGTGATGCTGAAAAAAGGAAATCATTTGGCCAAAAGATGCCTGAGGactttgaaagaaaatatgCTGCAGTTGTAATTGAGTTGGAAAAAATGAATATGGATTTACAAGATTACATTAATGATGTACAACAGTACTGTCAACAAATAGCTCCAGAGCCAAGTTTAGCTGCAATGTTAGTGCCTTCACATTTGAGAGAAATATGCAGAGAGAAAGCATCTTTGTtggttgaaaaaaataataatggatcAGTCAAAGACCCCAATCTGATTGATCTTATCACAGATCTTATTGCTTTAATGCTTCAAGTAAAGAGTTTGTCAGATTCTGATCAAAATGCATATGAATTGACAGTTTTGCAAGGCACAATGGAACAAATTAAAATGAAGTTAGAACCACAacatcaaaaattatttcaaaataatgttgAGATTCATATGCACCTGATTCAGATGGGTCTAGGGCAAATGACTCCCAACAGTTATGTTGCTGGTAGTGTGCaataa
- the LOC124632262 gene encoding protein lin-9 homolog isoform X1, with product MLFFLCLHTREHDEEDFSPRSHYRVKDEPMDMDFPEEEEEPPAFGPAALGLHRVGTKLPPKPAPSEPVQKLNARGMPARIRKKNRFIFVDDFVNTSPPRQSPKRTPKIISKTPNKQSSAKKQKSPSKVQRANEKYDEKSEPVGSQAQDTKSGHRNGMRLRNLLKLPKAHKWVCFEYFYSNIDKVLFDGENDFMICLRESFPQLKNRKLTQVQWSKIRRMMGKPRRCSQAFFDEERKELERKRKLIRFIQQRKAADISVKDLPNEIPMQLVVGTKVTARLRKPQDGLFTGCIDAVDTSNNTYRITFERPKLGTHSVPDYEVLSNEPPDTISLSSITKKFRPRFVLQDIFNLYEPTNNNSQGDPLIGCSDIAKQIDTIGSYPFALLELIVKLRRILNAKRDKINLLKEYNCDAEKRKSFGQKMPEDFERKYAAVVIELEKMNMDLQDYINDVQQYCQQIAPEPSLAAMLVPSHLREICREKASLLVEKNNNGSVKDPNLIDLITDLIALMLQVKSLSDSDQNAYELTVLQGTMEQIKMKLEPQHQKLFQNNVEIHMHLIQMGLGQMTPNSYVAGSVQ from the exons atgcttttttttttatgtttacatacca gaGAACACGATGAAGAGGATTTTTCGCCCAGATCCCATTACAGAGTTAAGGATGAACCAATGGATATGGATTTtccagaagaagaagaagaacctCCAGCATTTGGTCCTGCCGCGCTTGGACTACATAGAGTCGGAACCAAGTTACCGCCAAAACCAGCACCAAGTGAACCAGTCCAAAAGTTGAACGCTCGTGGCATGCCAGCTCGTATACGAAAGAAAAACAGGTTCATATTTGTTGATGATTTTGTGAATACATCACCTCCACGTCAATCACCCAAACGAACCccgaaaattatatcaaaaactCCTAATAAACAATCAAGTGCTAAAAAACAGAAGTCACCTTCTAAAGTTCAAAGGgcaaatgaaaagtatgatgaGAAGTCTGAACCCGTTGGATCACAAGCACAAGACACAAAATCTGGTCACAGGAATGGAATGCGTTTAAGAAATCTTCTTAAATTACCCAAGGCTCATAAATGGGTATGTTTTGAGTATTTCTACAGTAACATTGATAAAGTGTTATTTGATGGAGAAAATGATTTCATGATTTGTTTGAGGGAATCATTTCCCCAACTAAAAAACCGCAAATTAACTCAAGTGCAATGGTCTAAAATTAGGCGCATGATGGGCAAGCCACGGCGATGTTCCCAAGCATTTTTTGATGAAGAACGCAAAGAACTTGAAAGAAAACGTAAGCTGATTCGATTTATACAGCAAAGGAAAGCTGCTGATATCAGTGTTAAGGACTTACCAAACGAAATACCAATGCAATTAGTAGTGGGAACTAAGGTAACAGCGAGATTACGTAAACCTCAGGATGGTTTATTTACAGGATGCATTGATGCAGTTGATACATCCAACAACACATACAGAATAACTTTTGAACGCCCTAAACTGGGTACACATTCTGTGCCAGATTATGAAGTTTTATCTAATGAACCTCCAGACACTATTAGTCTATCCAGTATAACCAAGAAATTTCGCCCAAGATTTGTTCTCCAAGATATATTTAACTTGTATGAACCAACAAACAATAATTCTCAAGGTGACCCACTTATTGGTTGTTCAGACATAGCAAAACAAATAGATACCATTGGCAGTTACCCATTTGCCCTTTTAGAACTCATTGTCAAATTAAGAAGAATATTAAATGCTAAAAgagacaaaattaatttattaaaagaataTAACTGTGATGCTGAAAAAAGGAAATCATTTGGCCAAAAGATGCCTGAGGactttgaaagaaaatatgCTGCAGTTGTAATTGAGTTGGAAAAAATGAATATGGATTTACAAGATTACATTAATGATGTACAACAGTACTGTCAACAAATAGCTCCAGAGCCAAGTTTAGCTGCAATGTTAGTGCCTTCACATTTGAGAGAAATATGCAGAGAGAAAGCATCTTTGTtggttgaaaaaaataataatggatcAGTCAAAGACCCCAATCTGATTGATCTTATCACAGATCTTATTGCTTTAATGCTTCAAGTAAAGAGTTTGTCAGATTCTGATCAAAATGCATATGAATTGACAGTTTTGCAAGGCACAATGGAACAAATTAAAATGAAGTTAGAACCACAacatcaaaaattatttcaaaataatgttgAGATTCATATGCACCTGATTCAGATGGGTCTAGGGCAAATGACTCCCAACAGTTATGTTGCTGGTAGTGTGCaataa
- the LOC124632262 gene encoding protein lin-9 homolog isoform X3: MDMDFPEEEEEPPAFGPAALGLHRVGTKLPPKPAPSEPVQKLNARGMPARIRKKNRFIFVDDFVNTSPPRQSPKRTPKIISKTPNKQSSAKKQKSPSKVQRANEKYDEKSEPVGSQAQDTKSGHRNGMRLRNLLKLPKAHKWVCFEYFYSNIDKVLFDGENDFMICLRESFPQLKNRKLTQVQWSKIRRMMGKPRRCSQAFFDEERKELERKRKLIRFIQQRKAADISVKDLPNEIPMQLVVGTKVTARLRKPQDGLFTGCIDAVDTSNNTYRITFERPKLGTHSVPDYEVLSNEPPDTISLSSITKKFRPRFVLQDIFNLYEPTNNNSQGDPLIGCSDIAKQIDTIGSYPFALLELIVKLRRILNAKRDKINLLKEYNCDAEKRKSFGQKMPEDFERKYAAVVIELEKMNMDLQDYINDVQQYCQQIAPEPSLAAMLVPSHLREICREKASLLVEKNNNGSVKDPNLIDLITDLIALMLQVKSLSDSDQNAYELTVLQGTMEQIKMKLEPQHQKLFQNNVEIHMHLIQMGLGQMTPNSYVAGSVQ; this comes from the coding sequence ATGGATATGGATTTtccagaagaagaagaagaacctCCAGCATTTGGTCCTGCCGCGCTTGGACTACATAGAGTCGGAACCAAGTTACCGCCAAAACCAGCACCAAGTGAACCAGTCCAAAAGTTGAACGCTCGTGGCATGCCAGCTCGTATACGAAAGAAAAACAGGTTCATATTTGTTGATGATTTTGTGAATACATCACCTCCACGTCAATCACCCAAACGAACCccgaaaattatatcaaaaactCCTAATAAACAATCAAGTGCTAAAAAACAGAAGTCACCTTCTAAAGTTCAAAGGgcaaatgaaaagtatgatgaGAAGTCTGAACCCGTTGGATCACAAGCACAAGACACAAAATCTGGTCACAGGAATGGAATGCGTTTAAGAAATCTTCTTAAATTACCCAAGGCTCATAAATGGGTATGTTTTGAGTATTTCTACAGTAACATTGATAAAGTGTTATTTGATGGAGAAAATGATTTCATGATTTGTTTGAGGGAATCATTTCCCCAACTAAAAAACCGCAAATTAACTCAAGTGCAATGGTCTAAAATTAGGCGCATGATGGGCAAGCCACGGCGATGTTCCCAAGCATTTTTTGATGAAGAACGCAAAGAACTTGAAAGAAAACGTAAGCTGATTCGATTTATACAGCAAAGGAAAGCTGCTGATATCAGTGTTAAGGACTTACCAAACGAAATACCAATGCAATTAGTAGTGGGAACTAAGGTAACAGCGAGATTACGTAAACCTCAGGATGGTTTATTTACAGGATGCATTGATGCAGTTGATACATCCAACAACACATACAGAATAACTTTTGAACGCCCTAAACTGGGTACACATTCTGTGCCAGATTATGAAGTTTTATCTAATGAACCTCCAGACACTATTAGTCTATCCAGTATAACCAAGAAATTTCGCCCAAGATTTGTTCTCCAAGATATATTTAACTTGTATGAACCAACAAACAATAATTCTCAAGGTGACCCACTTATTGGTTGTTCAGACATAGCAAAACAAATAGATACCATTGGCAGTTACCCATTTGCCCTTTTAGAACTCATTGTCAAATTAAGAAGAATATTAAATGCTAAAAgagacaaaattaatttattaaaagaataTAACTGTGATGCTGAAAAAAGGAAATCATTTGGCCAAAAGATGCCTGAGGactttgaaagaaaatatgCTGCAGTTGTAATTGAGTTGGAAAAAATGAATATGGATTTACAAGATTACATTAATGATGTACAACAGTACTGTCAACAAATAGCTCCAGAGCCAAGTTTAGCTGCAATGTTAGTGCCTTCACATTTGAGAGAAATATGCAGAGAGAAAGCATCTTTGTtggttgaaaaaaataataatggatcAGTCAAAGACCCCAATCTGATTGATCTTATCACAGATCTTATTGCTTTAATGCTTCAAGTAAAGAGTTTGTCAGATTCTGATCAAAATGCATATGAATTGACAGTTTTGCAAGGCACAATGGAACAAATTAAAATGAAGTTAGAACCACAacatcaaaaattatttcaaaataatgttgAGATTCATATGCACCTGATTCAGATGGGTCTAGGGCAAATGACTCCCAACAGTTATGTTGCTGGTAGTGTGCaataa
- the LOC124632552 gene encoding uncharacterized protein LOC124632552, with protein MLISISIVITNYAIASHHLEVTACYENNSVFEMAKRRPRIIDVVTGYSVNLLCNFCKAKEDYYPKLWFYGPRIQKSRSNILTEIPVNDIGTKLLITPFHKLTIYDFNEKYSGIYICKSPEFMEEGNAFMYIIEGIFKVDVSPKLGTFDQWAEYKRNYFDPLNKQLETSEEALFQSLRDSNTTFKLITIWDNWGDCKEFDHQKGVRKRLGRCRLQPIAINTTFENLAKDTFANNKTISYLTDGYDIPCRSLQLNKMHPELSKIVRYIPEYEAQELCHYTKRAAKTKLNKDKRKITKLVEENSHVTLLCSDIFPSTELQWLKDTKVLNSLFRNNVLCKNEDEPHISLDANNSLHILHIRKNEEGNYSCTVNGKKVQEFEVRVVSKSKLLNQEFIRYSIYLGFVLSLSMACYCAGVCVAWHRRSSFVDPLFFDKRDSRGNHRLHCERESLLK; from the exons ATGTTAATTTCTATTAGCATTGTCATTACAAATTATGCAATCGCCTCACATCATTTGGAAGTAACAGCTTGCTATGAAAATAATTCGGTTTTTGAAATGGCTAAAAGAAGACCAAGAATTATTGATGTTGTCACAGGATATTCTGTAAACTTATTGTGTAACTTTTG TAAGGCAAAAGAAGATTACTACCCAAAATTATGGTTTTATGGGCCAAGAATTCAAAAAAGTAGGAGTAACATATTAACAGAGATTCCAGTGAACGATATTGGTACAAAATTATTGATAACCCCTTTTCATAAGTTAACTAtttatgattttaatgaaaagtaTTCAGGAATTTATATATGTAAAAGTCCTGAATTTATGGAAGAGGGTAATGCGTTCATGTACATTATTGAAG GTATATTTAAGGTTGATGTTAGTCCCAAACTTGGAACGTTCGACCAGTGGGCCGAATACAAACGGAATTACTTTGATCCTCTGAACAAGCAATTAGAGACATCTGAAGAAGCACTTTTTCAATCACTGAGAGATTCTAACACAActttcaaattaataacaatctgGGATAACTGGGGTGATTGTAAAGAGTTTGATCACCAGAAAGGTGTACGTAAAAGATTGGGTAGATGTCGCTTACAGCCCATTGCTATAAATACTACGTTTGAG AACCTAGCGAAAGATACATTCGCTAACAATAAAACCATATCGTACTTAACTGATGGCTACGATATTCCCTGTCGTTCTTTACAACTCAACAAAATGCACCCCGAATTAAGCAAAATTGTTAGATATATACCTGAGTATGAAGCACAGGAACTATGTCATTACACAAAGCGTGCTG CGAAAACCAAATTGAATAAAGATAAACGCAAAATTACAAAACTAGTTGAAGAAAACAGTCATGTTACGCTTCTATGCTCGGATATATTTCCAAGTACAGAGTTACAATGGCTTAAAGACACAAAAgtattaaattctttatttag aaaTAATGTACTGTGTAAAAATGAAGACGAACCGCATATATCACTAGACGCCAATAATTCTTTGCACATATTGCATATTAGAAAAAATGAAGAAGGAAATTATTCGTGTACGGTGAACGGCAAAAAAGTTCAAGAGTTTGAAGTAAGAGTTGTGTCTAAATCGAAATTATTAAACCAAG AATTTATTCGCTACTCAATTTACTTAGGATTTGTACTGTCGCTATCTATGGCATGTTACTGCGCTGGAGTATGTGTTGCTTGGCATCGCAGGTCTTCTTTTGTAGATCCTCTCTTTTTTGACAAAAGAGATAGTCGTGGAAACCATCGTCTGCATTGTGAACGAGAGAGTCTTTTAAAGTAA
- the LOC124632439 gene encoding uncharacterized protein LOC124632439 yields the protein MNSNSVFLITILIFFVAQEVQSLHKRCIRCRSRGELGTCGDPFPINVTESIVESGLHVVACPSGWCGKLIEGTVGTFRSDDYGAATERMCLQRAPSDYEERCAYTMWNRKKVYMCFCNGDLCNSAVGLYTHPIIFISAIFVTLYNYYF from the exons ATGAACAGCAATAGTGTGTTTTTAATTACTATATTGATATTCTTTGTGGCGCAGGAAGTTCAAA GTTTACACAAGCGATGTATAAGATGTAGATCTAGGGGAGAGCTTGGTACCTGCGGTGATCCATTTCCAATAAATGTGACTGAGAGTATTGTTGAATCTGGGCTCCATGTGGTGGCCTGTCCCTCAGGATGGTGTGGCAAGCTTATAGAGGGCACTGTGGGCACTTTCAGATCTGATg ATTACGGAGCTGCCACTGAGCGGATGTGCCTCCAACGAGCCCCAAGTGATTATGAAGAAAGGTGTGCATACACTATGTGGAACCGTAAAAAGGTTTACATGTGTTTCTGCAATGGAGACCTTTGCAACTCAGCCGTTGGGCTGTATACACACCCTATTATATTCATATCAGCtatttttgtaactttgtacaactACTATTTTTAA
- the LOC124632437 gene encoding uncharacterized protein LOC124632437 isoform X2 translates to MMASNKMSKSTLSVLLLLQMTSQALAGTQFASHVSVNTPARSFTHGVGDPLPLLARRNSNRQSSFRNLPAPHQPRGTGYPRMKPRIPFNNEDTFRENSLHGSPWQHNNYMDVAIPVLPPSPYKVDSPDPESLWPEGLFIPPFNAPRFGSTSHRRSEVLSDAESLDPYLLEGSEAIAAVQRSSRHGLLYFHDIPHIESLLANQELRIQNNLKPHRIGSIRQTWPYNRP, encoded by the exons ATGGCATCAAACAAAATGTCTAAGAGCACACTCAGCGTACTGTTGCTGTTACAAATGACATCGCAGGCTTTAGCGGGAACTCAGTTCGCTTCTCACGTCAGCGTGAACACACCCGCGCGAAGCTTCACGCACGGGGTCGGTGACCCCTTGCCATTGCTTGCACGGCGAAACAGCAACCGGCAATCTTCCTTCCGAAACTTGCCTG CACCACACCAGCCCAGAGGGACAGGCTATCCCCGAATGAAGCCAAGAATACCGTTCAACAACGAAGACACGTTTCGCGAGAACTCACTACACGGATCACCCTGGCAGCACAACAATTACATGG ATGTTGCGATTCCCGTACTACCTCCATCGCCGTACAAAGTAGACTCACCAGACCCCGAGTCGTTGTGGCCTGAAGGTCTGTTCATACCACCGTTTAACGCGCCACGATTTGGGTCTACCAGCCATCGCCGCAGTGAGGTATTGTCAG atGCAGAATCTTTGGACCCATACTTACTAGAAGGGTCAGAGGCAATCGCCGCGGTCCAGCGATCAAGTCGCCATGGTTTGCTTTACTTCCACGATATACCTCACATCGAGTCACTACTCGCCAACCAGGAACTTAGGATCCAGAACAATTTGAAACCTCATAGGATAGGCAGCATACGCCAAACGTGGCCTTATAACAGACCCTAG
- the LOC124632437 gene encoding uncharacterized protein LOC124632437 isoform X1 codes for MSGFVVTSTYKMMASNKMSKSTLSVLLLLQMTSQALAGTQFASHVSVNTPARSFTHGVGDPLPLLARRNSNRQSSFRNLPAPHQPRGTGYPRMKPRIPFNNEDTFRENSLHGSPWQHNNYMDVAIPVLPPSPYKVDSPDPESLWPEGLFIPPFNAPRFGSTSHRRSEVLSDAESLDPYLLEGSEAIAAVQRSSRHGLLYFHDIPHIESLLANQELRIQNNLKPHRIGSIRQTWPYNRP; via the exons ATGGCATCAAACAAAATGTCTAAGAGCACACTCAGCGTACTGTTGCTGTTACAAATGACATCGCAGGCTTTAGCGGGAACTCAGTTCGCTTCTCACGTCAGCGTGAACACACCCGCGCGAAGCTTCACGCACGGGGTCGGTGACCCCTTGCCATTGCTTGCACGGCGAAACAGCAACCGGCAATCTTCCTTCCGAAACTTGCCTG CACCACACCAGCCCAGAGGGACAGGCTATCCCCGAATGAAGCCAAGAATACCGTTCAACAACGAAGACACGTTTCGCGAGAACTCACTACACGGATCACCCTGGCAGCACAACAATTACATGG ATGTTGCGATTCCCGTACTACCTCCATCGCCGTACAAAGTAGACTCACCAGACCCCGAGTCGTTGTGGCCTGAAGGTCTGTTCATACCACCGTTTAACGCGCCACGATTTGGGTCTACCAGCCATCGCCGCAGTGAGGTATTGTCAG atGCAGAATCTTTGGACCCATACTTACTAGAAGGGTCAGAGGCAATCGCCGCGGTCCAGCGATCAAGTCGCCATGGTTTGCTTTACTTCCACGATATACCTCACATCGAGTCACTACTCGCCAACCAGGAACTTAGGATCCAGAACAATTTGAAACCTCATAGGATAGGCAGCATACGCCAAACGTGGCCTTATAACAGACCCTAG
- the LOC124632437 gene encoding uncharacterized protein LOC124632437 isoform X3 has protein sequence MASNKMSKSTLSVLLLLQMTSQALAGTQFASHVSVNTPARSFTHGVGDPLPLLARRNSNRQSSFRNLPAPHQPRGTGYPRMKPRIPFNNEDTFRENSLHGSPWQHNNYMDVAIPVLPPSPYKVDSPDPESLWPEGLFIPPFNAPRFGSTSHRRSEVLSDAESLDPYLLEGSEAIAAVQRSSRHGLLYFHDIPHIESLLANQELRIQNNLKPHRIGSIRQTWPYNRP, from the exons ATGGCATCAAACAAAATGTCTAAGAGCACACTCAGCGTACTGTTGCTGTTACAAATGACATCGCAGGCTTTAGCGGGAACTCAGTTCGCTTCTCACGTCAGCGTGAACACACCCGCGCGAAGCTTCACGCACGGGGTCGGTGACCCCTTGCCATTGCTTGCACGGCGAAACAGCAACCGGCAATCTTCCTTCCGAAACTTGCCTG CACCACACCAGCCCAGAGGGACAGGCTATCCCCGAATGAAGCCAAGAATACCGTTCAACAACGAAGACACGTTTCGCGAGAACTCACTACACGGATCACCCTGGCAGCACAACAATTACATGG ATGTTGCGATTCCCGTACTACCTCCATCGCCGTACAAAGTAGACTCACCAGACCCCGAGTCGTTGTGGCCTGAAGGTCTGTTCATACCACCGTTTAACGCGCCACGATTTGGGTCTACCAGCCATCGCCGCAGTGAGGTATTGTCAG atGCAGAATCTTTGGACCCATACTTACTAGAAGGGTCAGAGGCAATCGCCGCGGTCCAGCGATCAAGTCGCCATGGTTTGCTTTACTTCCACGATATACCTCACATCGAGTCACTACTCGCCAACCAGGAACTTAGGATCCAGAACAATTTGAAACCTCATAGGATAGGCAGCATACGCCAAACGTGGCCTTATAACAGACCCTAG